From Nocardioides daedukensis, the proteins below share one genomic window:
- a CDS encoding TRC40/GET3/ArsA family transport-energizing ATPase translates to MRILLFTGKGGVGKSTIASGTAAMAAGRGLRTLVLSTDAAHSLADAFAAEVGAEPTEVAANLFVQQVDAQRRFEQSWADIQGYLLSVLDVAGVDPVAAEELTVIPGAEEIFALLELRLHARSGGWDVIIVDCAPTAETLRLLALPEALGWYMQRVFPFGRRMVRTLKPVLTRAAGVPMPEDTVFDAIERLHGELDEVRDLLSGPDASVRLVLTPETVVLAEARRSFTTLSLFGYRVDGVVANRIFPAQEGDEWRAGWVAAQSRVLAEMEESFAGLEQWRSTYRPSEPVGVQALRALAEEVYAGSEPLAVPSGPGPLKVIRTEAGALLTLDLPFVTRGEVDLKRHGDELVVTVGSYRRLLSLPAGLSRFKVSGAKVDEGALQVRFEETTA, encoded by the coding sequence GTGCGGATCCTCCTCTTCACCGGCAAGGGCGGAGTCGGCAAGTCGACCATCGCCTCCGGCACCGCCGCGATGGCTGCCGGGCGCGGCCTGCGCACTCTCGTGCTGTCCACTGACGCCGCGCACTCACTGGCCGATGCCTTCGCGGCCGAGGTGGGTGCAGAACCGACCGAGGTCGCCGCGAACCTCTTCGTCCAGCAGGTCGACGCACAGCGCCGCTTCGAGCAGTCGTGGGCCGACATACAGGGCTATCTGCTCTCGGTGCTCGACGTCGCCGGCGTTGACCCGGTGGCTGCCGAGGAACTGACCGTCATCCCCGGTGCCGAGGAGATCTTCGCGCTGCTCGAGCTCCGCCTCCACGCCCGATCGGGGGGCTGGGACGTGATCATCGTCGACTGCGCGCCCACCGCCGAGACGCTGCGACTGCTGGCTCTGCCCGAAGCGCTCGGCTGGTACATGCAGCGCGTCTTCCCGTTCGGGCGGCGGATGGTGCGCACCCTCAAGCCGGTGCTCACCCGCGCTGCCGGGGTGCCGATGCCCGAGGACACCGTCTTCGACGCGATCGAGCGGCTGCACGGCGAGCTCGACGAGGTCCGCGACCTGCTCTCCGGCCCGGACGCGAGTGTGCGCCTGGTGCTCACCCCCGAGACGGTCGTGCTGGCCGAGGCCCGCCGGTCCTTCACCACCTTGTCCCTGTTCGGCTACCGCGTCGACGGCGTGGTGGCGAACCGGATCTTCCCCGCGCAGGAGGGCGACGAGTGGCGCGCCGGTTGGGTCGCCGCGCAGTCGCGGGTCCTGGCCGAGATGGAGGAGTCCTTCGCCGGCCTGGAGCAGTGGCGCTCGACGTACCGCCCGTCCGAGCCGGTCGGTGTCCAGGCCCTGCGCGCCCTCGCCGAGGAGGTGTACGCCGGCAGCGAACCGTTGGCGGTCCCCTCCGGGCCGGGGCCGCTGAAGGTCATCAGGACCGAGGCCGGAGCACTGCTCACGCTCGACCTGCCCTTCGTGACCAGGGGCGAAGTCGATCTCAAGCGGCACGGCGACGAGCTCGTGGTCACCGTGGGGTCGTATCGTCGTCTTCTCTCGTTGCCTGCAGGTCTGTCCAGGTTCAAGGTCAGCGGCGCGAAGGTCGACGAGGGCGCCCTGCAGGTCCGATTCGAGGAGACGACAGCGTGA
- the glpK gene encoding glycerol kinase GlpK, translated as MSILAIDAGTTGVTAIVVSAEGAIVARGYQEFAQHFPRPGWVEHAPEEIWQATIEATREALASYDGELTAIGITNQRETIMLWDRETLGSPRRAIVWQDRRSADICNRLREDGHEARVTELTGLRLDPYFSATKLMWLAEHEPNTWALVESGRYAIGTVESYLVSRMTRGTWHVTDVSNASRTLLFDLTTGDWSDEMCALFGVPRDALPEIVSNWGEVGVSDPRVFCGLSLPIAGLAGDQQSALFGQTCFEPGEVKCTYGTGSFILTNTGSTLERSDAGLLSTAAWRSPDGRLTYALEGSIFVTGAAVQWLRDGLQIIGSAPETEAIAATVDSTEGVVFVPALTGLGAPHWDPEARGLLLGLTRGTTRAHIVRATLEAIAFEVRDVLETMPSLSALKVDGGASANNLLCQMQADQLGIGVERPRIVDTTALGAAFLAGLGSGVWDSTDDLRDTWQLDRRFEPRASREQADAGHARWLKAVERSKAWA; from the coding sequence ATGAGCATCCTCGCCATCGACGCAGGCACCACGGGAGTCACCGCGATCGTGGTCAGCGCAGAGGGCGCCATCGTCGCGAGGGGTTATCAGGAGTTCGCCCAGCACTTTCCCCGTCCGGGCTGGGTCGAGCACGCGCCCGAGGAGATCTGGCAGGCGACGATCGAGGCGACCCGCGAGGCGCTGGCGTCGTACGACGGAGAGCTCACGGCGATCGGGATCACCAACCAGCGCGAGACGATCATGCTCTGGGACCGCGAGACGCTGGGCTCCCCGCGACGCGCGATCGTGTGGCAGGACCGCCGCTCCGCAGACATCTGCAACCGACTGCGCGAGGACGGCCACGAGGCACGGGTCACCGAGCTCACCGGGCTGCGCCTGGACCCCTACTTCTCCGCGACGAAGTTGATGTGGCTGGCCGAGCACGAGCCGAACACCTGGGCGCTGGTCGAGTCTGGTCGCTATGCGATCGGCACCGTGGAGTCCTACCTGGTCTCGCGGATGACCCGCGGCACGTGGCACGTCACAGACGTCTCCAACGCGTCCCGCACGCTGCTCTTCGACCTCACCACCGGCGACTGGTCGGACGAGATGTGCGCCCTGTTCGGGGTGCCGCGCGACGCGCTGCCCGAGATCGTGTCGAACTGGGGCGAGGTCGGGGTCAGTGACCCGAGGGTCTTCTGCGGACTCTCGCTGCCGATCGCGGGCCTCGCCGGCGACCAGCAGTCCGCACTGTTCGGGCAGACCTGTTTTGAGCCGGGCGAGGTGAAGTGCACCTACGGCACCGGGTCATTCATCCTCACCAACACCGGCAGCACTCTCGAACGCAGCGACGCAGGCCTGCTCTCCACTGCTGCGTGGCGCTCCCCCGACGGCCGGCTCACCTATGCACTCGAGGGATCGATCTTCGTCACCGGCGCCGCGGTCCAGTGGCTGCGCGACGGACTGCAGATCATCGGCTCGGCCCCCGAGACCGAGGCGATCGCCGCCACCGTCGACTCGACCGAGGGCGTGGTGTTCGTGCCTGCGCTGACCGGTCTGGGGGCGCCGCACTGGGATCCCGAGGCCCGCGGCCTGCTCCTCGGCCTCACCCGTGGGACCACGCGCGCACACATCGTGCGGGCGACGCTAGAGGCGATCGCCTTCGAGGTCCGCGACGTCCTGGAGACGATGCCGTCGCTCTCCGCGCTCAAGGTCGACGGCGGCGCGTCGGCGAACAACCTGCTCTGCCAGATGCAGGCCGACCAGCTGGGCATCGGCGTCGAACGGCCGAGGATCGTGGACACCACGGCCCTGGGCGCGGCCTTCCTCGCCGGCCTGGGCAGTGGCGTCTGGGACTCCACCGACGACCTGCGCGACACCTGGCAGCTGGACCGTCGATTCGAGCCGAGGGCATCGCGCGAACAGGCAGACGCCGGCCACGCGAGGTGGCTCAAGGCAGTCGAGCGGTCGAAGGCCTGGGCCTGA
- a CDS encoding flavin reductase has translation MTIHSEHPFLEPEANRDPVRRLRGRLEAPVTLWTSGDEKARAGLTVSSIMVAAGPEGRIIGLIDPDSDLMDQLQETGRGVVQLLHHEHHQLADVFAGQVPAPGGQFAQASWTTSEWGPVLDSVTSWAGVRLESVEERGWSNLVTVVLEHAVIGEESDPLIHRRGRYVHPPRPSQ, from the coding sequence GTGACCATCCACAGCGAGCACCCCTTCCTCGAGCCCGAGGCCAACCGCGATCCCGTACGCCGCCTGCGCGGCAGGCTGGAGGCTCCGGTGACGCTGTGGACCAGCGGGGACGAGAAGGCTCGCGCCGGGCTGACCGTCTCCTCGATCATGGTGGCCGCGGGGCCCGAGGGCAGGATCATCGGCCTGATCGACCCGGACTCCGACCTGATGGACCAGCTCCAGGAGACCGGCAGGGGCGTGGTCCAGCTGCTCCACCACGAGCATCATCAGCTTGCCGACGTGTTCGCAGGACAGGTGCCCGCGCCCGGTGGCCAGTTCGCCCAGGCCTCGTGGACGACGAGCGAGTGGGGACCGGTGCTGGACAGCGTCACCTCGTGGGCCGGCGTACGCCTGGAGTCGGTCGAGGAACGCGGCTGGTCGAACCTTGTCACCGTCGTGCTCGAGCATGCCGTCATCGGTGAGGAGAGCGACCCGCTGATCCACCGGCGCGGTCGCTACGTTCACCCACCCCGCCCCAGCCAGTGA
- a CDS encoding alpha/beta fold hydrolase, with protein sequence MSIDDLVAPLSVPARPELTNTPSQRVGVLLSHGFTGSPASMKPWGRFLAERGYAVEVPLLPGHGTTWQDMNTTTWDDWYGEIERVFAKLVDENDKVVVGGLSMGGALALRLAANHQESVRGLMLVNPAVASSNKQLLAVPLVRRLVGSMPGIGNDIKLPGQDEVGYARTPLHALHSMVRAWKPLRRDLHDVIAPIRLWRSSVDHVVDPSSARIIADSVGSREVTERSLANSYHVATLDNDAETIFTESLEFIRGVTHPLRPESA encoded by the coding sequence GTGTCCATTGACGACTTGGTCGCACCGCTCTCCGTGCCGGCCCGCCCAGAGTTGACCAACACTCCCTCGCAACGGGTCGGCGTCCTGCTGAGTCACGGGTTCACCGGCTCCCCGGCATCGATGAAGCCGTGGGGCCGGTTCCTGGCCGAGCGGGGGTATGCCGTCGAGGTGCCGCTGCTGCCGGGCCACGGCACCACCTGGCAGGACATGAACACCACCACTTGGGACGACTGGTACGGCGAGATCGAGCGCGTCTTCGCCAAGCTGGTCGACGAGAATGACAAGGTCGTGGTCGGCGGTCTGTCCATGGGCGGAGCCCTGGCGTTGCGACTCGCGGCCAACCACCAGGAGTCGGTGCGCGGCCTGATGCTCGTCAACCCCGCCGTCGCGTCGAGCAACAAGCAGTTGCTCGCGGTTCCCCTGGTGCGCAGGCTGGTGGGGTCGATGCCCGGCATCGGCAATGACATCAAGTTGCCCGGCCAGGACGAGGTGGGCTATGCACGCACTCCGCTGCATGCGCTGCACTCGATGGTCAGGGCGTGGAAGCCGCTGCGTCGCGACCTGCACGACGTGATCGCGCCGATCCGGCTGTGGCGCTCGAGTGTCGACCACGTCGTGGACCCCTCGTCGGCACGGATCATCGCGGACTCGGTCGGCTCGCGTGAGGTGACCGAGCGCAGCCTGGCCAACAGCTATCACGTGGCCACGCTGGACAACGACGCGGAGACGATCTTCACCGAGTCGCTCGAGTTCATCCGCGGCGTGACCCACCCCCTGCGCCCCGAGTCCGCCTGA
- a CDS encoding 1-acyl-sn-glycerol-3-phosphate acyltransferase, with protein sequence MFYWFLKFIALGPILRVIFRPTAQDLDNVPETGPAILASNHLSYADWLFMPLTLSRRVSFVAKAEYFNSPGLKGWFQKHFFRGSGQIPIDRSGANAAEGALLSAKQVLARGELFGIYPEGTRSHDGRLYRGKTGVARLALETGVPVIPVAVIGTDVVAPPGKKFGRIIRPAVRYGKPLDFSRYEGMENDRYILRSVTDEIMYEIMRLSGQEYVDLYAARAKEESKRLEKDAKAAEGETKKAS encoded by the coding sequence GTGTTCTACTGGTTCTTGAAGTTCATCGCCCTCGGGCCCATTTTGCGAGTCATCTTCCGGCCCACCGCGCAAGATCTCGACAACGTCCCCGAAACCGGCCCGGCGATCCTGGCCAGCAACCACCTGTCCTATGCCGACTGGCTCTTCATGCCGCTCACCCTGTCGCGTCGCGTCTCCTTCGTCGCGAAGGCCGAATACTTCAACTCGCCCGGACTCAAGGGCTGGTTCCAGAAGCACTTCTTCCGTGGCTCGGGCCAGATCCCGATCGACAGGTCCGGCGCCAACGCCGCGGAGGGCGCACTGCTCTCGGCGAAGCAGGTGCTGGCGCGCGGTGAGCTCTTCGGTATCTATCCCGAGGGCACCCGCTCACACGACGGTCGCCTCTATCGCGGCAAGACTGGCGTCGCCCGCCTCGCCCTGGAGACCGGCGTCCCGGTCATCCCGGTGGCGGTGATCGGCACCGACGTCGTCGCGCCTCCCGGCAAGAAGTTCGGCCGGATCATCAGGCCTGCCGTGCGTTACGGCAAGCCGCTGGACTTCTCCCGCTATGAGGGCATGGAGAACGACCGCTACATCCTCCGATCGGTCACCGACGAGATCATGTACGAGATCATGCGACTCTCCGGGCAGGAATACGTCGACCTCTATGCCGCGCGCGCCAAGGAGGAGTCGAAGCGTCTCGAGAAGGACGCCAAGGCCGCCGAGGGCGAGACGAAGAAGGCGTCCTGA
- a CDS encoding DUF1028 domain-containing protein has product MTFSIVARSDDGESWGVAVASKFLAVGNAVPAAVAGIGAIATQANANVAYKGLALAHLDEGATAPVTLQHLLEEDPDRDHRQVGIVDMDGVAASHTGSACFDWAGGATGEGYAIQGNILTGPEVVEEMERAWCGSTSLPFAERLLAALTAGDEAGGDKRGRQSAALLVVRDGAGYGGHDDVAVDLRVDDHTGPIVELARLLELNDLFLTATTEEDKVVITPELDTEITALVRALGHDDLLEWAGTENFEMRVAPTGSWIDQRVLAILRGTGSEPQA; this is encoded by the coding sequence ATGACCTTCTCCATCGTGGCCCGATCCGACGACGGCGAGTCCTGGGGCGTGGCCGTGGCCTCCAAGTTCCTCGCAGTCGGCAATGCCGTGCCCGCCGCCGTGGCCGGCATCGGTGCGATCGCGACCCAGGCCAATGCGAACGTCGCCTACAAGGGGCTTGCCCTGGCGCACCTCGACGAGGGGGCCACCGCGCCCGTCACGTTGCAGCACCTGCTCGAGGAGGACCCGGACCGCGACCATCGCCAGGTGGGCATCGTGGACATGGACGGGGTCGCTGCCTCGCACACCGGCAGTGCCTGCTTCGACTGGGCCGGTGGCGCGACCGGCGAGGGCTATGCCATCCAGGGCAACATCCTCACCGGTCCCGAGGTCGTCGAGGAGATGGAGCGGGCCTGGTGCGGCTCGACCAGCCTGCCCTTCGCCGAACGCCTGCTCGCCGCACTCACGGCGGGTGATGAGGCGGGAGGCGACAAGCGCGGACGCCAGTCCGCCGCACTGTTGGTCGTGCGCGACGGAGCGGGGTACGGCGGACACGACGACGTCGCCGTCGACCTGAGGGTGGACGACCACACCGGACCCATCGTCGAGCTGGCCAGGCTCCTCGAGCTGAACGACCTCTTCCTGACCGCGACCACCGAGGAGGACAAGGTGGTGATCACCCCCGAGCTCGACACCGAGATCACCGCGCTGGTCCGGGCACTGGGTCATGACGACCTGCTCGAGTGGGCGGGCACCGAGAACTTCGAGATGCGGGTCGCGCCCACCGGATCGTGGATCGACCAGCGGGTGCTGGCGATCCTGCGGGGCACCGGGTCGGAGCCGCAGGCATGA
- a CDS encoding response regulator, translating into MDPIRVMVVDDHPMWRDAVERDLKAAGLEVVAVAANGTEALVRFSAARPQVVVLDLQIPEPNGVEVTAQIVREDPAARVLILSASGEQGDVLDAVKAGATGYLVKSASREELLDAVRRVSLGDTVFTAGLAGLVLGEYRRLLDEPASGDKPQLTDRETEVLRLVAKGLSYKQIAERLVLSHRTVQNHVQNTLRKLQLHNRVELTRYAIEQGLDDGD; encoded by the coding sequence ATGGACCCGATCCGCGTGATGGTCGTCGACGACCACCCGATGTGGCGCGACGCCGTCGAGCGTGACCTCAAGGCGGCCGGCCTCGAGGTGGTCGCCGTGGCCGCGAACGGCACCGAGGCGCTGGTCCGCTTCTCGGCGGCGCGGCCGCAGGTGGTCGTGCTCGACCTGCAGATCCCCGAGCCGAACGGCGTTGAGGTGACCGCCCAGATCGTCCGGGAGGACCCGGCTGCTCGAGTGCTGATCCTGTCCGCCTCGGGGGAGCAGGGCGACGTGCTCGACGCCGTGAAGGCCGGTGCCACCGGCTACCTGGTGAAGTCCGCCTCGCGCGAAGAGCTCCTCGACGCCGTACGGCGGGTCTCCCTGGGCGACACCGTCTTCACCGCCGGGCTGGCCGGGCTCGTGCTGGGCGAATATCGCCGGCTCCTCGACGAGCCCGCCTCAGGTGACAAGCCACAGCTCACCGACCGCGAGACCGAGGTGCTCCGCCTGGTCGCCAAGGGACTGTCCTACAAGCAGATCGCCGAGCGACTGGTCCTCTCCCACCGCACCGTGCAGAACCATGTGCAGAACACCCTGCGCAAGCTGCAGCTGCACAACCGGGTCGAGCTCACCCGCTATGCGATCGAGCAGGGTCTCGACGACGGGGACTGA
- a CDS encoding SRPBCC family protein, whose protein sequence is MAEQTSSSIVVDAPPSAVMDVIADFPAYPLWAKGMKAVEVKGTFPDGRATEVYFELDVAPIKDDYTLAYEWDGDREVTWTLAEGKMLRALDGAYTLRDLGNGSTEVTYRLALDVSIPLIGMLKRKGEKILIDTALKGLKKRVETL, encoded by the coding sequence ATGGCCGAGCAGACTTCGTCGTCGATCGTCGTGGACGCGCCGCCGTCCGCCGTGATGGACGTGATCGCCGACTTCCCGGCATACCCCCTGTGGGCCAAGGGAATGAAGGCCGTCGAGGTGAAGGGAACCTTCCCGGACGGGCGTGCCACCGAGGTCTACTTCGAGCTCGACGTCGCACCGATCAAGGACGACTACACCCTCGCCTACGAGTGGGACGGCGACCGCGAGGTCACCTGGACCCTGGCCGAGGGCAAGATGCTGCGTGCCCTCGACGGCGCCTACACGTTGCGCGACCTCGGCAACGGCTCGACCGAGGTCACCTACCGCCTGGCGCTCGACGTCTCGATCCCGTTGATCGGCATGCTGAAGCGCAAGGGCGAGAAGATCCTGATCGACACCGCGCTCAAGGGGCTGAAGAAGCGCGTCGAGACGCTGTGA
- a CDS encoding ROK family protein encodes MGEGVYVGIDVGGTKVLAGIVDNRGRILRTAQRATPGRRVEVARLEDALTDAVRAVTEDTQVRGVGLAAAGFVDAAGEKVMFAPHLPWVDAPVRARLEERWQVPVALENDATAAAHAEAMYGAASGAEDALVVTMGTGIGGGLILDRRVRRGANGMAGEFGHMQVVPDGAPCECGGRGCWEQYCSGRALVRFAREQLGTRPSVLEEMCGGNRDALTGPMVSDAAEEGDLLAREAFGSVGDWLGVGLANLTAAFDPEVLVVGGGVSAAGDRLLEPARNALMRSLVGAGHRLVPAVVAAKFGPAAGLVGAADLVRQRVSRAAL; translated from the coding sequence ATGGGCGAAGGCGTGTATGTCGGCATCGACGTCGGCGGGACGAAGGTGCTGGCCGGCATCGTCGACAATCGCGGACGCATCCTGCGCACCGCCCAGCGGGCCACCCCCGGGCGACGGGTCGAGGTGGCGAGGCTCGAGGACGCCCTGACCGACGCCGTCCGGGCAGTCACCGAGGACACCCAGGTCCGGGGCGTCGGGCTTGCCGCCGCAGGCTTCGTCGACGCGGCAGGGGAGAAGGTGATGTTCGCGCCGCACCTGCCGTGGGTCGATGCCCCGGTCAGGGCCCGGCTCGAGGAACGCTGGCAGGTGCCCGTGGCCCTGGAGAACGACGCGACCGCTGCGGCACACGCTGAGGCGATGTATGGCGCCGCCTCGGGAGCCGAGGACGCCTTGGTGGTGACCATGGGCACCGGCATCGGGGGCGGGCTGATCCTGGACCGGCGGGTCCGCCGCGGCGCCAACGGGATGGCGGGGGAGTTCGGACACATGCAGGTCGTGCCCGACGGGGCCCCCTGCGAGTGCGGGGGACGAGGGTGCTGGGAGCAGTACTGCTCCGGACGCGCCCTGGTGCGCTTCGCCCGCGAACAGCTGGGCACTCGGCCATCGGTGCTCGAGGAGATGTGCGGCGGCAACCGGGACGCGCTGACCGGACCGATGGTGAGCGATGCCGCCGAGGAGGGCGACCTGCTCGCCCGCGAGGCGTTCGGCAGCGTCGGCGACTGGCTGGGGGTGGGCCTGGCCAACCTGACGGCTGCCTTCGACCCCGAGGTCCTCGTCGTCGGCGGAGGCGTCTCGGCCGCGGGCGACCGCCTGCTCGAGCCCGCCCGGAACGCGCTGATGCGCTCACTGGTCGGCGCTGGACATCGCCTGGTCCCTGCCGTCGTGGCGGCGAAGTTCGGGCCGGCGGCCGGTCTGGTGGGGGCCGCGGACCTGGTCCGTCAACGAGTTTCGCGCGCTGCCCTGTGA
- the macS gene encoding MacS family sensor histidine kinase codes for MSSDIAVEDRLFRALAVLRVVLLGNALGLNIFRYDNFQHPGLGVGVLAAMLVWTVLVIWRFSEHTRRTPLWLGLDLAVALAALISTPFVKTEWFNASIPGFWIAGALLAWAVHWRMLGGLVAATLLCATDLLLRQEISQTNYGHIFLLMIAGPIVGFLCGSLQRMARERDAAERAAAIAGERERLARAVHDGVLQVLALVQRKGAELGGEGATLGRLAGEQENALRSLIRQQATLDTTDAPTDLTGELERIGLARPPTTSVVTPGTTIELPADTVAEIVAVVQACLDNVVVHVGEDARAWVLLEDLGDAVAVTVRDEGPGIADGRLEEARRAGRLGVASSIRGRITDLGGRAELFTGAGQGTEWEFTIPRPD; via the coding sequence GTGTCCTCCGACATCGCCGTCGAGGACCGGCTCTTCCGTGCCCTGGCCGTGCTCCGGGTGGTGCTGCTCGGCAACGCCCTCGGGCTGAACATCTTCCGTTATGACAACTTCCAGCACCCCGGCCTGGGTGTGGGTGTCCTCGCAGCGATGCTGGTGTGGACCGTCCTGGTCATCTGGCGCTTCAGCGAGCACACACGACGTACGCCGCTCTGGCTCGGCCTTGACCTGGCTGTCGCGCTCGCGGCGCTGATCTCCACACCTTTCGTGAAGACCGAATGGTTCAACGCGTCGATCCCCGGCTTCTGGATCGCCGGCGCCCTGTTGGCGTGGGCCGTGCACTGGCGCATGCTCGGGGGCCTGGTGGCGGCGACGCTGCTGTGCGCCACCGACCTGCTGCTGCGCCAGGAGATCAGCCAGACCAACTACGGCCACATCTTCCTGTTGATGATCGCCGGACCGATCGTCGGCTTCCTGTGCGGCAGCCTGCAACGGATGGCCCGCGAGCGCGACGCCGCGGAACGGGCTGCCGCGATCGCCGGGGAGCGGGAGCGACTCGCCCGCGCGGTCCACGACGGGGTGCTCCAGGTGCTTGCCCTGGTCCAGCGCAAGGGCGCCGAGCTCGGCGGCGAGGGGGCCACGCTGGGCCGACTCGCCGGTGAGCAGGAGAACGCCCTGCGCTCCTTGATCCGGCAGCAGGCCACCCTGGACACGACCGACGCGCCGACCGATCTCACCGGCGAGCTGGAGCGGATCGGACTCGCTCGTCCGCCCACCACCAGCGTCGTCACACCGGGTACGACGATCGAGCTGCCCGCGGACACCGTCGCCGAGATCGTCGCCGTTGTCCAGGCATGCCTGGACAACGTGGTGGTGCACGTCGGCGAGGACGCACGTGCCTGGGTGTTGCTCGAGGATCTCGGCGACGCCGTCGCCGTCACCGTGCGCGACGAGGGCCCCGGCATCGCGGACGGACGCCTCGAGGAGGCCAGGCGGGCCGGTCGCCTCGGTGTCGCCTCGTCCATCCGCGGGCGCATCACAGACCTCGGTGGCAGGGCAGAGCTCTTCACCGGGGCCGGACAGGGCACCGAGTGGGAGTTCACCATCCCCAGGCCTGACTAG
- a CDS encoding ROK family glucokinase translates to MSLTIGVDVGGTKIAGGVVDTDGRVLETVRAESPAEDSQAIVAAITEMVLRLSERHRIEAVGVSAAAFIDAARSTVLFAPNLAWRDVELRAVLSESVNLPVVVENDGNAAAWGEFTHGAAADADDLLMVAVGTGVGGGLVLDGALHRGGFGIAGEIGHVRVERNGRKCGCGRFGCLEQYASGTALERFAREAVTSDPTSAAHLLDQVGGDPEAIEGPMITEAAKAGDEFAIARLAELGTWLGEGVAQIAAVIDPGVIVIGGGVCEAGDLLIEPMRSAYIDNLTGSQHRPVADFRLATLGNTAGLIGAADLARH, encoded by the coding sequence GTGTCGCTCACCATCGGTGTGGACGTCGGCGGCACCAAGATCGCGGGCGGAGTCGTCGACACCGACGGCCGCGTCCTCGAGACCGTGCGGGCGGAGTCACCCGCCGAGGACTCGCAGGCGATCGTCGCGGCAATCACCGAGATGGTGCTGCGGCTCTCCGAGCGGCACCGGATCGAGGCGGTCGGTGTGTCCGCAGCGGCGTTCATCGATGCCGCGCGCTCGACGGTCCTGTTCGCACCGAACCTGGCCTGGCGCGATGTCGAGCTCCGGGCGGTCCTGAGCGAGTCGGTCAACCTGCCCGTGGTGGTGGAGAACGACGGCAACGCGGCCGCGTGGGGTGAGTTCACGCACGGTGCCGCGGCCGACGCCGACGACCTGCTGATGGTGGCCGTCGGCACCGGAGTCGGTGGCGGCCTGGTCCTCGACGGAGCCCTGCACCGCGGTGGATTCGGCATCGCCGGCGAGATCGGGCACGTCCGCGTCGAGCGCAACGGCCGCAAGTGCGGCTGTGGTCGATTCGGATGCCTCGAGCAATATGCCTCCGGCACGGCCCTGGAGCGCTTCGCACGCGAGGCTGTGACCTCGGACCCCACCTCGGCCGCACACCTGCTGGACCAGGTCGGCGGTGACCCCGAGGCGATCGAGGGACCGATGATCACCGAGGCCGCCAAGGCCGGTGACGAGTTCGCAATCGCCCGCCTCGCCGAGCTGGGGACCTGGCTCGGTGAGGGCGTCGCGCAGATCGCGGCCGTCATCGACCCGGGCGTGATCGTCATCGGCGGCGGGGTGTGCGAGGCCGGTGACCTGCTGATCGAGCCGATGCGGTCGGCGTACATCGACAACCTCACGGGCAGCCAGCACCGCCCGGTGGCGGACTTCCGACTGGCCACCCTGGGCAACACCGCCGGCCTGATCGGCGCCGCCGACCTGGCGCGCCACTGA